The segment CTCCGGCATTTCCATATCCAGCAGTATCAGGTCAGGCATTTCGTTTTTTGCCATTTCCACGCCTTCCCGCCCGTTTACCGCGGTAATAAGTGTATACCCTTCCCCTTTTTCCAGATAAATCTTTGCGATTTTC is part of the Candidatus Goldiibacteriota bacterium genome and harbors:
- a CDS encoding response regulator, with the translated sequence MKVLLVDDSPMQQKIAKIYLEKGEGYTLITAVNGREGVEMAKNEMPDLILLDMEMPE